One Chromatiaceae bacterium genomic region harbors:
- a CDS encoding heavy-metal-associated domain-containing protein, whose amino-acid sequence MYNGDIVIHIDEDLDDHNIHYLERELAGIDGILSACVHERTRHLMVVDFDATAIKPSTIVDSFRGRGLHAEMIGL is encoded by the coding sequence ATGTATAACGGCGACATCGTGATCCATATCGATGAAGATCTGGACGACCACAACATCCACTATTTGGAGCGCGAACTTGCAGGCATCGACGGGATTTTGAGCGCCTGCGTACACGAACGGACGCGCCACCTCATGGTCGTGGACTTCGATGCGACGGCCATCAAACCGAGTACGATCGTTGACTCGTTCCGAGGGCGCGGACTCCATGCGGAAATGATCGGCTTATAG